From Virgibacillus ihumii, the proteins below share one genomic window:
- the gap gene encoding type I glyceraldehyde-3-phosphate dehydrogenase, translating to MAVKIGINGFGRIGRNVFRQALKNDEVEVVAVNDLTDAEMLAHLLKYDSVHGILDEEVSVNGSNIVVGGNEIKVLSERDPANLGWGDLGVEIVIESTGRFTQRDDAKKHLDAGAKKVIISAPAKQEDLTMVMGVNEQDYDPAEHHIVSNASCTTNGIAPLAKVLHDKFGLKRGLMTTVHSYTNDQQILDLPHKDYRRARAAAQNIIPTTTGAAKVVGKVMPDLDGKLNGMAMRVPTPDGSIIDLVAELDQNVTEEEVNQAFKEAAEGELKGILEYTEAPLVSSDIVGNTHSSIFDSISTMTMEDNMVKVVSWYDNEMGYSSRCVDMAVYMHKQAQ from the coding sequence ATGGCTGTAAAAATTGGTATAAACGGTTTTGGACGAATTGGACGTAATGTGTTTCGTCAAGCACTAAAGAATGATGAAGTAGAAGTGGTTGCAGTAAATGATCTGACGGATGCTGAAATGCTTGCACACCTGCTAAAGTATGATTCCGTTCATGGTATTTTGGATGAAGAAGTAAGTGTAAATGGATCAAACATCGTTGTCGGTGGAAATGAAATTAAAGTGCTGAGTGAACGTGATCCGGCAAATCTTGGCTGGGGCGATCTCGGTGTGGAAATTGTCATTGAATCAACCGGACGTTTCACGCAGCGTGACGATGCCAAGAAACACCTGGATGCCGGTGCGAAAAAAGTAATTATTTCAGCACCTGCAAAACAGGAAGATTTAACAATGGTAATGGGTGTCAACGAGCAGGACTATGATCCGGCTGAACATCACATTGTTTCCAATGCATCATGTACAACAAACGGTATTGCACCGCTTGCTAAAGTACTGCATGACAAATTCGGACTGAAACGCGGCTTGATGACAACCGTACACTCTTATACGAATGACCAGCAGATTCTTGATCTGCCGCACAAAGACTATCGCAGAGCACGTGCAGCTGCACAAAATATTATTCCAACAACAACCGGTGCTGCCAAAGTCGTTGGAAAAGTAATGCCAGATCTGGATGGAAAACTGAACGGAATGGCTATGCGCGTCCCGACTCCGGATGGTTCTATTATCGATCTTGTTGCAGAACTTGATCAAAATGTAACCGAAGAGGAAGTTAATCAAGCATTTAAAGAAGCCGCGGAAGGTGAGCTTAAAGGCATTCTGGAATATACCGAAGCGCCACTGGTTTCTTCCGATATTGTCGGAAACACCCATTCATCCATCTTTGACAGCATTTCGACTATGACAATGGAAGATAACATGGTTAAAGTTGTTTCTTGGTATGATAATGAAATGGGCTATTCTTCCCGTTGTGTAGACATGGCAGTATATATGCATAAACAAGCACAATAA
- a CDS encoding phosphoglycerate kinase, with protein sequence MNKKTLQDLDVAGEKVFCRVDFNVPMKDGEVTDDTRIKAALPTIRQLTDNGAAVILVSHLGRPKGKAVDELRLDPVAARLSDLLGKEIIKTDEVVGEEVDEAISRLGNGDILLIENVRFEAGEEKNDPELVQAFANMADLYVNDAFGAAHRAHASTTGVAEHLPSAAGLLLEKEIEVLGKALENPERPFTAIIGGAKVKDKINVINHLLDKVDNLIIGGGLAYTFVKAQGHEIGKSLLEEDKVDMAKEFMQKAKDKGVNFVLPEDAVVADNFSEDANTKITAIDNIPADWEALDIGPKTRETYAQIVTDSKLVIWNGPMGVFEMNAFAGGTRAVAEALAETEGYTVIGGGDSAAAVEKFGFADDMNHVSTGGGASLEFMEGKVLPGVQALDEK encoded by the coding sequence ATGAACAAAAAAACACTTCAGGATTTGGATGTTGCAGGTGAAAAGGTGTTTTGCCGTGTTGATTTTAACGTTCCAATGAAGGATGGCGAGGTTACCGATGATACGCGCATTAAAGCTGCATTGCCGACAATCCGTCAACTGACAGACAATGGAGCGGCAGTCATCCTGGTGAGCCATCTCGGACGTCCAAAAGGAAAGGCAGTCGATGAACTTCGGCTGGATCCTGTTGCAGCACGATTAAGTGACCTGCTTGGTAAAGAAATCATCAAAACTGATGAAGTGGTCGGAGAAGAAGTAGATGAAGCAATTTCACGTCTTGGTAATGGGGATATTTTGCTGATTGAAAATGTTCGGTTTGAAGCAGGCGAGGAGAAGAATGATCCAGAACTGGTACAGGCGTTCGCTAATATGGCTGATCTGTACGTGAATGATGCGTTTGGTGCGGCACACCGTGCACATGCTTCGACCACCGGTGTTGCGGAACACCTTCCATCAGCAGCGGGATTATTATTGGAAAAAGAAATTGAGGTATTGGGAAAAGCACTGGAGAATCCTGAACGTCCATTTACGGCAATCATCGGCGGCGCAAAAGTGAAGGATAAAATTAATGTGATTAATCATCTGCTTGATAAGGTGGACAATTTGATTATCGGCGGTGGTCTTGCTTATACCTTTGTCAAGGCACAGGGGCATGAAATTGGTAAATCATTGCTGGAAGAGGATAAGGTTGATATGGCAAAAGAATTTATGCAAAAGGCCAAAGACAAAGGGGTCAACTTTGTGTTGCCTGAGGATGCTGTTGTGGCCGATAATTTTTCTGAAGATGCCAACACGAAAATCACTGCGATTGATAACATTCCTGCTGATTGGGAAGCATTGGATATTGGCCCGAAAACACGCGAGACATATGCACAGATTGTTACTGACTCCAAGTTGGTTATCTGGAACGGGCCAATGGGTGTTTTTGAAATGAATGCTTTTGCCGGCGGGACAAGAGCTGTAGCGGAAGCACTTGCTGAAACAGAAGGATATACTGTCATCGGTGGTGGTGATTCCGCGGCAGCTGTTGAAAAGTTTGGCTTTGCTGATGATATGAACCACGTTTCAACTGGTGGCGGTGCATCACTTGAATTTATGGAAGGCAAGGTTCTTCCAGGCGTACAAGCACTGGATGAAAAATAA
- a CDS encoding sugar-binding transcriptional regulator, with protein sequence MWDLIEIQKKLYPDLLEIMQRRYIILQQIELLQPIGRRSLADNTEYTERFVRGEVDFLQDQGLINVTAKGMQITKAGKLVTDQLSIFMHEAMGLSVLEKQLREKLQLNEVIIVPGNSDEQEWVKQEMGKDCISRLKEKTQPGMTIAVTGGTTMAAAAEMMTPFDYAKDCQFVPARGGIGEKEENQANTIAARMARQANGSYRLLYVPDPISESSYQTMIEEPSIKGTLQLIKSAGIVLHGIGDALTMAERRKTPKDVFKKLQAANAVSEAFGYYFDKQGDVVHKVRTIGIQLDDLTEAEQVITIAGGKSKANAIASYFKKGNSDLLITDEAAAEEILKD encoded by the coding sequence ATGTGGGACTTAATCGAAATACAGAAGAAATTATATCCTGATTTGCTGGAAATTATGCAGCGGCGCTATATAATCCTGCAGCAAATTGAACTGCTTCAGCCGATTGGCCGGCGGAGTCTTGCTGATAACACGGAATATACCGAGCGTTTTGTGCGCGGTGAAGTGGATTTTCTTCAGGACCAGGGTCTGATTAATGTGACCGCAAAAGGAATGCAAATAACAAAAGCGGGAAAATTAGTAACTGACCAGTTGTCGATATTTATGCATGAAGCAATGGGGCTGAGTGTTTTAGAAAAACAACTAAGGGAAAAATTACAACTGAATGAAGTAATCATCGTCCCCGGAAACAGTGATGAGCAGGAATGGGTAAAACAGGAGATGGGTAAAGACTGTATTTCCCGCCTGAAGGAAAAAACGCAGCCGGGTATGACAATTGCAGTCACCGGTGGAACAACGATGGCTGCAGCAGCGGAGATGATGACCCCGTTTGACTATGCAAAGGATTGCCAGTTTGTACCGGCCAGGGGAGGGATTGGTGAGAAAGAAGAAAATCAGGCCAATACGATTGCCGCGAGAATGGCGAGGCAGGCAAATGGTTCGTACAGGCTGTTATACGTACCCGATCCCATAAGTGAATCTTCTTATCAGACTATGATAGAAGAACCGTCAATTAAAGGGACATTGCAGCTGATTAAGAGTGCCGGCATTGTTTTGCATGGAATCGGTGACGCGTTGACGATGGCTGAACGCCGGAAGACACCAAAAGATGTTTTTAAAAAACTGCAAGCTGCGAACGCAGTAAGTGAAGCATTCGGTTATTATTTTGATAAGCAGGGTGATGTCGTCCATAAAGTCCGTACAATCGGTATTCAGCTGGATGATCTTACCGAAGCTGAGCAGGTAATCACTATTGCCGGCGGAAAGTCAAAAGCCAATGCAATCGCGTCTTATTTTAAAAAAGGAAACAGTGATTTACTGATTACGGATGAGGCAGCTGCAGAGGAGATTTTGAAGGATTAA
- a CDS encoding glutaredoxin family protein — protein MRKLIFYTKENCPLCENAEVLLDLLRSEYLFELEERDIYTNDAWLEEYQLAIPVVQINDITLVCEQINYESLEKALQETK, from the coding sequence ATGCGAAAATTAATATTTTATACAAAAGAAAACTGTCCATTATGTGAAAATGCCGAAGTGTTGTTGGATTTATTGCGAAGTGAGTATCTGTTTGAACTGGAGGAAAGGGATATCTATACGAATGATGCGTGGCTGGAAGAATATCAGTTGGCGATACCAGTTGTGCAAATAAATGATATCACGCTTGTTTGTGAACAAATCAACTATGAATCGCTTGAGAAAGCATTACAGGAAACAAAATAA
- a CDS encoding ABC transporter ATP-binding protein, with product MDKDEPLLQVKNLHTHFFTKSGVVKAVDGVNFTVNPGETLGIVGESGSGKSITALSILGLIPSPPGKIVDGEINFKGENLFNKSTREMRQIRGKEIAMVFQDPMTSLNPVFTVEKQMIETILAHEKMNKRQAKDRALELLELVGIPDPKKRLRNYPHEFSGGMRQRVMIAMALSCNPSLLIADEPTTALDVTIQAQILDLFKRMQKELNMAVVMITHDLGVVAEVCDRVMVMYSGKPAEYAETKHLFDYGKHPYTLGLMNSIPKITAEKQQLEAIDGNPPDLRALPKGCSFAPRCRHAMESCLTIDPDLREVEDDHYVRCLLYEDSKKAVST from the coding sequence ATGGACAAGGATGAACCACTCCTTCAAGTAAAAAATCTGCATACACATTTCTTCACCAAGTCCGGTGTTGTTAAAGCTGTTGATGGTGTTAATTTTACCGTCAACCCCGGCGAAACACTCGGAATTGTAGGTGAATCCGGTTCAGGGAAAAGCATCACAGCATTGTCTATACTTGGTCTTATCCCTTCCCCGCCAGGAAAAATTGTGGATGGTGAAATAAATTTTAAAGGTGAAAACCTGTTCAACAAATCAACCAGGGAGATGCGCCAAATCCGCGGTAAAGAAATTGCTATGGTATTTCAGGATCCGATGACCTCACTGAATCCTGTCTTTACCGTTGAAAAACAAATGATTGAAACCATTCTGGCGCATGAAAAAATGAACAAGCGGCAAGCAAAAGATCGAGCCCTGGAACTATTGGAGCTTGTCGGCATCCCCGACCCTAAAAAACGGTTACGGAACTACCCGCATGAGTTCAGCGGCGGCATGAGACAGCGGGTTATGATTGCAATGGCATTATCATGCAACCCTTCCCTTTTAATTGCGGATGAACCTACAACAGCACTTGATGTGACGATTCAGGCACAGATTCTTGATCTGTTCAAACGCATGCAAAAAGAACTCAACATGGCAGTTGTCATGATTACACATGACCTTGGTGTAGTTGCGGAGGTATGTGACCGTGTCATGGTTATGTATTCCGGTAAACCTGCGGAATACGCAGAAACCAAGCACTTATTTGATTATGGGAAGCATCCGTATACTTTGGGACTGATGAATTCAATACCGAAAATAACTGCTGAGAAACAGCAACTTGAGGCAATTGATGGAAATCCGCCGGACTTAAGGGCACTTCCCAAAGGATGCAGTTTTGCCCCGAGATGCAGGCATGCGATGGAAAGCTGTCTGACAATCGATCCTGATTTGCGGGAAGTCGAGGATGATCATTATGTTCGCTGTTTGCTTTACGAAGATTCCAAAAAGGCGGTATCAACATGA
- the rpoN gene encoding RNA polymerase factor sigma-54 — MKQKLNLEQSLKMKMNQSLLQSINLLQYTGLEMVEYISQLSKENPLIEEVNYDYEIYNYQTSNAGQTSIGEMNAKTLTMYEQLKSQLYTLEIPEDLKDAVLFGIDSLDEDGYLDIDLSLWAEQCGMTIDETSEALRYIQALEPAGIGARSLKECILLQLNDSTSVAYKLLDEYMELVAGEDITEICSALGTTEEEAVQAIEQIKLCHPRPGQLLSDNRADYIIPEATIYEEEGTWKISFFKWNSPVIEVNQEYVNFQTEEKEAAAFLKEKLNQVNWLKKAISYRSDTLERVISKIVEKQQLYLEHGPFMMQPLTLKEIAVELDLHISTVSRAITNKYVQTKHGVLPLKFFLQSGVRQQDGNQTSSFVIKQIIHELIQHESKNKPLSDQKIKDRLQKEFGITAARRTIMKYREQLGFPSSNKRKG; from the coding sequence ATGAAGCAGAAGCTGAATTTAGAACAATCATTAAAGATGAAGATGAATCAGTCCTTGTTACAGTCGATTAATCTGCTTCAGTATACAGGACTGGAAATGGTTGAGTATATCAGCCAGCTTTCCAAGGAAAACCCTCTGATCGAAGAAGTGAATTATGACTATGAAATATATAACTATCAAACTTCCAATGCCGGACAGACATCCATTGGGGAAATGAACGCCAAAACACTGACAATGTATGAACAATTAAAAAGTCAATTGTACACGCTGGAAATACCCGAAGATCTGAAAGATGCAGTTTTATTTGGTATTGATTCTCTGGATGAGGATGGATATCTTGATATTGATCTGTCGTTATGGGCTGAACAATGCGGTATGACTATAGATGAAACTAGTGAGGCTTTGAGGTATATCCAGGCACTTGAACCGGCAGGAATAGGTGCGCGGAGCCTGAAGGAATGTATTCTGCTGCAACTGAATGATTCAACCAGTGTTGCATATAAATTGCTGGACGAGTATATGGAGTTGGTGGCAGGCGAGGATATCACTGAAATTTGCAGCGCGTTGGGGACCACGGAAGAAGAAGCGGTTCAGGCCATCGAGCAGATAAAATTGTGCCATCCCAGGCCGGGTCAGCTTTTGTCGGATAATAGAGCCGATTATATCATACCGGAAGCAACCATTTATGAAGAAGAAGGTACTTGGAAGATCTCTTTCTTTAAATGGAATTCCCCTGTTATCGAGGTGAATCAGGAATATGTGAATTTTCAAACGGAGGAAAAAGAAGCAGCAGCATTTCTGAAGGAAAAATTAAATCAGGTGAACTGGTTGAAAAAAGCGATTTCCTATCGATCAGACACGTTGGAAAGGGTTATTAGCAAGATTGTCGAGAAGCAGCAGTTATATCTCGAGCATGGACCGTTTATGATGCAGCCATTGACATTGAAAGAGATAGCAGTCGAGCTTGACTTGCATATATCAACGGTAAGCCGTGCCATCACCAATAAATATGTACAGACAAAGCATGGTGTGCTGCCGTTGAAATTCTTTTTGCAATCCGGAGTCAGACAACAGGACGGAAATCAGACATCATCATTTGTCATAAAGCAAATCATTCATGAACTTATTCAGCATGAAAGTAAAAATAAGCCATTGTCTGATCAGAAAATAAAGGATCGGCTGCAGAAGGAATTTGGAATTACCGCAGCTCGCAGAACGATTATGAAGTATCGTGAACAACTCGGATTCCCTTCTTCCAACAAGCGAAAGGGGTAG
- the tpiA gene encoding triose-phosphate isomerase gives MRKNVIAANWKMNKVLSEANQFADAVVNKVPADEHVEAVVCAPFPFLPALVEKTKGSPIKIGAQNMHYEESGAFTGEVSPVMLKDLGVTHVVIGHSERRAYFAETDEMVNKKTHAAFNHNLLPVICVGETLEQREANETMNHIETQVQKALKGLSNAQTASVIIAYEPIWAIGTGKTASSEDANEVCTHIRNVMKKITSEEVAEKVVIQYGGSVKPANVDELLAQSDIDGALVGGASLEPDSFLKLVEAGTK, from the coding sequence ATGCGAAAGAATGTAATTGCTGCAAACTGGAAAATGAACAAAGTACTTTCTGAAGCAAATCAATTTGCTGACGCTGTCGTAAATAAAGTGCCGGCTGATGAACATGTGGAAGCAGTTGTCTGTGCTCCATTTCCATTTTTGCCGGCACTTGTTGAAAAAACGAAAGGATCACCAATTAAGATTGGTGCTCAGAACATGCATTACGAAGAGAGCGGGGCATTTACTGGTGAAGTCAGCCCGGTCATGCTTAAGGATCTTGGTGTTACACATGTCGTCATCGGTCACTCGGAACGCCGTGCATACTTTGCAGAAACCGATGAAATGGTGAATAAAAAAACACATGCAGCATTTAACCATAATCTGCTACCAGTTATTTGTGTAGGAGAAACGCTCGAACAACGTGAAGCAAATGAAACAATGAATCATATCGAGACCCAGGTACAAAAAGCATTGAAAGGGTTGTCCAACGCACAGACTGCTTCTGTCATCATTGCCTATGAACCAATCTGGGCAATCGGTACAGGCAAAACAGCATCAAGTGAGGATGCCAACGAAGTCTGCACACACATCCGCAACGTTATGAAAAAAATCACATCAGAGGAAGTTGCTGAAAAAGTAGTTATTCAATATGGTGGAAGTGTTAAACCAGCCAATGTTGACGAATTGCTGGCACAATCAGATATCGATGGTGCATTAGTTGGCGGAGCAAGTCTTGAACCTGATTCTTTTCTCAAACTTGTGGAGGCTGGAACGAAATGA
- a CDS encoding ABC transporter ATP-binding protein gives MSTLLEVNNIKKHFPLKKKNPLSRTQPVLKAVDGVSFSIQSGETLGLVGESGCGKSTAGRVMLKLLEPTDGEIYYKGENITSFRGEKLRKLRRDMQIIFQDPYASLNPRKTIEQTITEPMKIFQIPRKEQQKKLNRLLDVVGLSSYHKQRYPHEFSGGQRQRIGIARSLALDPELVICDEPVSALDVSIQAQVINLMEDLQDEFNLTYIFIAHDLSVVHHISDRVAVMYLGELAEIGKVDEVYQNPKHPYTQALLSAVPEANPHREKKQIILSGDLPSPANPPEGCKFHTRCPFAEEICRTQKPALKQVSENGQMAACHFAKEVMEENTGQTTT, from the coding sequence ATGAGTACATTACTGGAAGTCAACAACATAAAAAAACATTTTCCATTAAAAAAGAAAAATCCCTTATCAAGAACGCAACCCGTCTTAAAAGCTGTGGATGGTGTATCTTTTTCCATCCAATCCGGGGAAACCCTCGGACTTGTCGGAGAAAGCGGATGCGGTAAATCAACTGCCGGAAGAGTTATGCTGAAATTGTTGGAACCAACAGACGGCGAAATTTACTACAAAGGGGAAAATATCACCTCGTTTCGTGGTGAAAAACTGCGTAAACTGCGACGGGATATGCAGATTATTTTTCAGGATCCATACGCATCGTTAAATCCGCGTAAAACGATTGAGCAAACAATAACAGAACCGATGAAAATTTTCCAAATACCCAGGAAGGAACAGCAGAAAAAGCTGAATAGGCTGCTTGATGTTGTTGGACTCAGTTCCTATCACAAACAACGCTATCCACACGAATTCAGCGGTGGTCAGCGCCAAAGGATTGGGATTGCCAGATCCCTCGCGCTTGATCCGGAACTGGTCATTTGTGACGAGCCTGTCTCCGCACTGGACGTTTCCATTCAGGCTCAGGTCATCAATTTGATGGAGGACCTGCAGGACGAATTCAACCTGACATATATTTTCATTGCGCATGACTTAAGTGTTGTTCACCATATCAGTGATCGCGTTGCCGTCATGTATCTCGGTGAACTCGCCGAAATCGGTAAAGTGGATGAGGTTTACCAAAATCCAAAACATCCATATACACAGGCATTATTATCAGCTGTTCCGGAGGCAAATCCTCATCGGGAAAAGAAACAAATTATATTGTCAGGTGACTTGCCTTCACCTGCAAATCCGCCTGAGGGCTGTAAATTCCATACACGCTGTCCATTTGCTGAAGAAATTTGCCGGACACAGAAACCGGCGCTGAAACAAGTGTCTGAAAACGGGCAAATGGCCGCCTGTCACTTCGCTAAGGAGGTGATGGAAGAAAATACCGGCCAAACAACTACTTAA
- a CDS encoding ABC transporter substrate-binding protein, translating to MFVLAACTQDAGTGSSSSASGDSGSSADESNDEKTLVFGRGADSIQLDPSKVTDGESIYVTNQIYDPLVRYKVEGTEVQPALATEWKVSKDGLVWTFQLREGVKFHDGTDFTAKDVVFNFERWASSGEYIYYGYMFGATKDDLGGIIEKVEATDKYEIKITLSEPNAPFLQTLAMPPFGIASPDAIKKHGENYFKNPVGTGPFVFQEWIPDDTITLTKNEDYFGKVANVDKVIFRTIPDNGARFLELQAGSIDLMTGLNPQDIETAENDENLKIIRRPSMNISYMAMNTSKKGPMSSKKVRQAINWAIDKEELMTLFEGIGKPAKNPIPPSLWGYNDEIEDYGYDVEKAKTLLAEAGYPDGFDTSLHIMANPRPYLPQPKLTAQAIQQMLKKVNINVEIIESDWDTHLALTEDGKHDMAFLGWTGDNGDPDNFLYVLLDKDNAKKGSAGNIAFYKNDEVHDLLKAAQTEMNQEKRIEYYMKAQEIIHEDAPWFPIAHTTPPLAASKKVVNYTPHPTGSEPFNLLDIKK from the coding sequence ATGTTTGTTCTGGCTGCATGTACACAGGATGCCGGTACCGGATCCAGCAGCAGCGCTTCCGGTGACAGTGGATCATCCGCTGATGAATCCAACGATGAAAAAACACTTGTCTTTGGTCGTGGTGCCGATTCCATTCAATTGGACCCATCTAAAGTTACCGACGGCGAATCAATCTATGTCACCAACCAGATTTATGATCCGCTTGTAAGATATAAAGTGGAAGGAACCGAAGTTCAGCCTGCCCTGGCGACAGAATGGAAAGTCAGCAAGGATGGACTCGTCTGGACATTCCAGCTTCGTGAAGGTGTCAAATTCCATGATGGAACAGATTTCACAGCAAAAGATGTCGTGTTCAATTTTGAGCGCTGGGCATCGTCAGGGGAATATATTTACTACGGCTACATGTTCGGTGCAACCAAAGATGACCTTGGAGGAATTATTGAAAAAGTCGAAGCAACCGATAAATACGAAATAAAAATCACTCTCTCAGAACCTAACGCACCATTCCTTCAGACACTAGCAATGCCGCCATTTGGTATTGCAAGTCCGGACGCCATTAAAAAACATGGTGAAAATTACTTTAAAAATCCGGTTGGAACAGGTCCGTTTGTATTTCAAGAGTGGATTCCGGATGACACGATTACCTTAACAAAAAATGAGGACTATTTTGGTAAAGTAGCCAACGTGGATAAGGTGATTTTCCGGACCATCCCGGATAATGGAGCACGATTCCTGGAGTTGCAGGCAGGCTCAATTGATCTGATGACCGGTCTGAATCCGCAGGACATTGAAACAGCGGAAAATGATGAAAACCTGAAAATTATCCGCAGACCTTCCATGAATATAAGCTACATGGCGATGAATACGAGCAAAAAAGGACCAATGTCCAGCAAGAAAGTACGTCAGGCTATTAACTGGGCGATCGACAAGGAAGAATTGATGACTTTATTTGAAGGCATTGGAAAGCCGGCTAAAAATCCAATTCCGCCTTCACTTTGGGGTTACAATGATGAAATTGAAGATTACGGCTATGATGTCGAAAAAGCAAAGACACTGCTAGCTGAAGCAGGCTATCCGGATGGTTTTGACACTTCTTTGCACATCATGGCAAATCCGAGACCATATTTACCACAGCCGAAACTGACTGCACAAGCAATTCAGCAGATGCTTAAAAAAGTGAACATTAATGTTGAAATTATTGAAAGTGACTGGGATACACACCTGGCACTGACCGAAGACGGCAAACATGATATGGCATTCTTAGGCTGGACCGGTGATAATGGTGATCCTGATAATTTCCTGTATGTATTACTTGATAAAGACAATGCGAAAAAAGGCTCTGCAGGAAATATTGCTTTCTATAAAAATGATGAAGTTCATGACTTGTTAAAAGCTGCTCAAACCGAAATGAACCAGGAGAAACGGATTGAGTACTACATGAAGGCACAGGAAATCATTCATGAAGATGCACCATGGTTCCCGATTGCACATACGACACCACCGCTTGCAGCAAGCAAGAAAGTTGTCAATTATACACCACACCCTACCGGAAGTGAGCCATTTAATCTTTTGGATATTAAGAAGTAA